A genomic segment from Bufo bufo chromosome 8, aBufBuf1.1, whole genome shotgun sequence encodes:
- the OLFM1 gene encoding noelin isoform X3: MCSRDARTKQLRQLLEKVQNMSQSIEVLDRRTQRDLQYVERMENQMKGLESKFKQVEESHRQHQARQFKAIKAKMEELRPLIPVLEEYKADAKLVLQFKEEVQNLTSVLNELQEEIGAYDYEELQSRVSNLEERLRACMQKLACGKLTGISDPVTIKTSGSRFGSWMTDPQAPEGDYRVWYMDGYHNNRFVREYRSMEDFMNSDNFTSHRLPHPWSGTGQVVYNGSIYFNKFQSHIIIRFDLKSETILKTRSLDSAGYTNVYHYAWGGQSDIDIMVDENGLWVVYATNQNAGNIVISKLDPNTLQILKTWNTGYPKRSAGEAFMICGTLYVTNGYSGGTKVHYAYQTNTSNYEYIDIPFQNRYSHISMLDYNPKDRALYAWNNGHQVLYNVTLFHVIRSDEL, encoded by the exons GTGCAGAACATGTCCCAGTCCATCGAGGTGCTGGACAGGAGAACTCAGAGGGACCTGCAGTACGTGGAGCGGATGGAGAACCAGATGAAGGGCCTGGAGTCCAAGTTTAAACAGGTGGAGGAGTCTCACAGACAGCACCAGGCGAGACAGTTCAAG GCAATAAAAGCGAAAATGGAGGAACTTAGGCCCCTGATACCAGTGTTGGAAGAGTACAAAGCCGATGCCAAATTGGTATTGCAGTTTAAGGAGGAGGTCCAGAATCTGACGTCAGTGCTAAACGAGCTTCAGGAGGAGATTGGCGCCTATGACTACGAGGAACTGCAGAGCAGAGTGTCAAATCTTGAAGAGAGGCTTCGTGCATGCATGCAAAAATTAG CCTGTGGGAAGCTGACGGGGATCAGTGATCCGGTCACCATCAAGACGTCTGGATCCCGGTTCGGCTCGTGGATGACGGATCCTCAGGCTCCAGAAGGAGATTACAGA GTCTGGTACATGGACGGATACCACAATAACAGGTTTGTAAGGGAGTACAGGTCTATGGAGGACTTCATGAACAGCGACAACTTTACCTCTCACCGCCTCCCCCACCCTTGGTCTGGGACCGGCCAGGTTGTATATAACGGATCCATATATTTCAATAAATTCCAAAGTCACATCATCATCAGATTTGACTTGAAGTCAGAGACAATCCTGAAGACGCGCAGCTTGGACTCCGCTGGCTACACCAACGTCTACCACTACGCCTGGGGGGGGCAGTCGGACATAGACATCATGGTGGATGAGAATGGGTTATGGGTGGTATATGCCACCAATCAAAACGCTGGGAACATTGTGATCAGCAAACTGGACCCCAACACCCTCCAGATACTGAAGACCTGGAACACGGGTTACCCAAAGAGGAGCGCCGGCGAGGCCTTCATGATCTGCGGGACGCTCTACGTCACCAATGGGTATTCTGGGGGAACCAAAGTGCACTACGCGTATCAGACCAACACCTCCAACTACGAGTACATCGACATCCCCTTCCAAAACAGGTACTCCCACATCTCCATGCTGGACTACAACCCCAAGGATCGCGCTCTGTACGCCTGGAATAACGGACACCAGGTCCTCTACAACGTCACCCTGTTCCACGTCATCAGGTCCGACGAGTTGTAG